A genomic segment from Castor canadensis chromosome 1, mCasCan1.hap1v2, whole genome shotgun sequence encodes:
- the Mtfr2 gene encoding mitochondrial fission regulator 2 has product MSLIVNILREMLSYFGVPIDQVLLIWENKYYGSARSIVRIIGKILPLEPCRRPNFELIPLLNSAESGNCRPVAPSFADVLYVVNDEEACYLRCRNDVWRNEEEKIEFFHPSQLVWEPLSPAVRQNKTVENSLPVSEAAIKKIAALEDELAFLRSQIAAIVQVKELRNRTNSDSFDTNEEPSGMRQAPPPGAAPLSVEPDELPRSVLSPPPPPPLPPQFSSLQPQCFPPIQPGSTDICGSHNPAAEMTEQQVVSKTTCNHSQSQRNDGIPNMLDVLKDMNKVKLRVVERSPGGRPIHKRKRQSSQWDPVSLISHALKQKFAFQEDDSFDKEDRSWESSPFSSPETSRFGQ; this is encoded by the exons ATGTCTCTTATAGTGAATATCTTAAGAGAGATGCTGTCATACTTTGGTGTTCCCATAGACCAG gtttTGCTGATTTGGGAAAATAAATACTATGGATCAGCTCGGAGTATTGTTCGTATTATTGGGAAAATTCTTCCTTTAGAACCTTGTCGAAGACCTAATTTTGAG ttgATCCCGCTCTTGAACTCTGCAGAGTCTGGTAACTGTAGACCTGTGGCTCCATCTTTTGCTGATGTTTTGTATGTGGTGAATGACGAAGAAGCCTGTTACCTGAGATGTCG AAATGACGTAtggagaaatgaagaagaaaaaattgaatttttccATCCTTCGCAACTAGTTTGGGAGCCACTGTCACCTGCTGTAAGACAGAACAAAACAGTGGAAAATTCTCTGCCTGTGAGTGAAgctgcaattaaaaaaatagctgCCCTTGAAGATGAGCTGGCCTTTCTTCGCTCTCAGATTGCTGCAATTGTGCAAGTGAAGGAACTGAGAAACAGAACAAATTCTG ATTCCTTTGACACGAATGAGGAGCCCAGCGGTATGAGACAAGCGCCCCCACCAGGGGCTGCTCCGCTGAGTGTGGAACCAGATGAGTTGCCAAGATCGgtgctttctcctcctcctcctccacctcttcctcctcagttttcttctcttcagcCTCAGTGTTTTCCTCCCATACAACCAGGATCTACTGATATTTGTGGCTCCCATAATCCAGCAGCTGAAATGACAGAGCAGCAAGTGGTTAGTAAGACCACTTGTAATCATTCACAGAGTCAGAGGAATGATGGTATTCCGAACATGCTGGATGTTCTAAAGGACATGAATAAGGTTAAGCTTCGGGTTGTTGAACG gtcaCCTGGTGGTAGACCCATTCATAAGAGGAAAAGACAGAGTTCACAGTGGGATCCAGTGTCATTAATATCACATGCGCTTAAGCAGAAATTTGCATTTCAAGAAGATGATTCCTTTGACAAAGAAGATCGATCTTGGGAGTCTTCTCCATTTTCTAGTCCAGAAACTTCAAGG ttTGGACAGTGA